The following are from one region of the Syngnathus acus chromosome 10, fSynAcu1.2, whole genome shotgun sequence genome:
- the pmt gene encoding phosphoethanolamine methyltransferase isoform X1: MQCCAMAACHCGVPARQHKKKKKKNRRVHDPVPSDLTDCAGQQDLFFIIIVINVRSTMTEFWKEHSREATVQEMMLDSRAVELTQQELPEILSMLPSLAGCRLLELGAGIGRYTSHLLKQADHVTAVDFMESFVEKNRQINGHHKNVTFLQADVMKLELPSNSVNFIFSNWLMMYLSDEELNLLLKKMLMWLQPGGLLFFRESCNHRSGDCKREFNPTCYRTEAQYNHLTTSVQVEDEQAAQKFGFNIILRKRVKTYVEMKNNPNQICWLLEKAARSSDTNEAFSTFQMFLDNKQYTRRGILRYEKMFGTGYVSTGGPSTTKEFVDLLNLQPGQKVLDVGCGIGGGDFYMAKTFGVEVLGFDLSENMVDIAIERALTERLPSVEFEVADATKRSFPEGSFDVIYSRDTILHITDKLALFKRFHSWLKPGGQLLISDYCCGEKPWTPQFEAYVKQRGYILYTPSQYGKFIQEAGFCNVQANDRTAQFIQVIKEELQRADLIKSEFIKEFSEEDYSAIVNGWREKLERSNSGDQRWGLFHARRN; this comes from the exons TGCGTAGCACCATGACTGAGTTTTGGAAGGAGCACTCCAGGGAGGCCACAGTGCAGGAGATGATGCTGGACTCGCGCGCAGTTGAGCTGACACAGCAGGAACTACCCGAGATCTTGTCTATGTTGCCCAGTCTAGCTGGATGTCGATTGCTGGAACTGGGGGCCGGCATTGG TCGATACACCAGCCATCTGCTGAAACAGGCAGACCACGTGACTGCTGTGGATTTCATGGAGAGCTTTGTGGAGAAGAACAGGCAGATCAACGGGCATCACAAAAATGTTACCTTCCTCCAAGCTGATGTCATGAAGCTGGAATTGCCCTCAAACAG TGTTAACTTTATCTTCTCCAACTGGCTGATGATGTACCTCAGTGACGAGGAGCTGAACTTGCTGTTAAAGAAAATGCTGATGTGGTTGCAGCCCGGTGGCTTGCTCTTTTTCAGAGAATCATGTAACCACCGATCAG GTGACTGTAAAAGGGAGTTCAACCCAACATGTTACCGCACTGAGGCCCAGTACAACCATCTGACCACTTCAGTCCAAGTGGAGGATGAACAAGCGGCTCAGAAGTTTGGCTTCAACATCATACTCAGGAAGAGGGTCAAAACTTATGTTGAG ATGAAGAACAACCCAAATCAGATCTGCTGGTTGTTGGAGAAGGCTGCACGTTCTTCAGACACAAATGAGGCATTCAGCACCTTCCAGATGTTCCTGGACAATAAGCAGTACACCAGGCGGGGCATCCTGCGCTATGAGAAGATGTTTGGCACGGGCTATGTCAGCACAGGCGGGCCCAGCACCACCAAG GAATTTGTAGATCTGCTCAACTTGCAACCTGGCCAGAAGGTTCTGGATGTTGGCTGTGGTATCGGTGGAGGCGATTTCTACATGGCAAAG ACATTTGGAGTGGAAGTGCTTGGCTTTGACCTGTCAGAGAATATGGTGGACATCGCTATTGAGAGAGCACTTACTGAGAGGCTGCCATCG GTTGAATTTGAAGTTGCTGATGCCACTAAGAGGTCGTTTCCGGAGGGTTCGTTTGACGTCATCTACAGCAGAGACACGATCCTCCACATTACAGACAAACTGGCTCTCTTCAAACGTTTCCAT TCATGGTTAAAGCCTGGTGGCCAGCTGCTTATCAGTGACTACTGTTGTGGGGAGAAGCCATGGACCCCCCAATTTGAGGCTTATGTCAAACAGCGGGGCTACATCCTCTACACGCCGTCACAGTATGGAAAG TTCATTCAGGAGGCTGGCTTCTGTAACGTTCAGGCAAATGATCGGACAGCCCAATTCATCCAGGTCATAAAGGAAGAGCTCCAAAGAGCAGATCTAATCAAGAGTGAATTTATCAAG GAATTCTCTGAGGAGGATTATAGTGCCATTGTAAACGGCTGGAGGGAAAAATTGGAGCGTTCTAACAGCGGAGACCAGAGATGGGGCCTATTTCATGCAAGAAGGAACTGA
- the pmt gene encoding phosphoethanolamine methyltransferase isoform X2 gives MMQCCAMAACHCGVPARQHKKKKKKNRRVHDPVPSDLTDCAGQQDLFFIIINMRSTMTEFWKEHSREATVQEMMLDSRAVELTQQELPEILSMLPSLAGCRLLELGAGIGRYTSHLLKQADHVTAVDFMESFVEKNRQINGHHKNVTFLQADVMKLELPSNSVNFIFSNWLMMYLSDEELNLLLKKMLMWLQPGGLLFFRESCNHRSGDCKREFNPTCYRTEAQYNHLTTSVQVEDEQAAQKFGFNIILRKRVKTYVEMKNNPNQICWLLEKAARSSDTNEAFSTFQMFLDNKQYTRRGILRYEKMFGTGYVSTGGPSTTKEFVDLLNLQPGQKVLDVGCGIGGGDFYMAKTFGVEVLGFDLSENMVDIAIERALTERLPSVEFEVADATKRSFPEGSFDVIYSRDTILHITDKLALFKRFHSWLKPGGQLLISDYCCGEKPWTPQFEAYVKQRGYILYTPSQYGKFIQEAGFCNVQANDRTAQFIQVIKEELQRADLIKSEFIKEFSEEDYSAIVNGWREKLERSNSGDQRWGLFHARRN, from the exons TGCGTAGCACCATGACTGAGTTTTGGAAGGAGCACTCCAGGGAGGCCACAGTGCAGGAGATGATGCTGGACTCGCGCGCAGTTGAGCTGACACAGCAGGAACTACCCGAGATCTTGTCTATGTTGCCCAGTCTAGCTGGATGTCGATTGCTGGAACTGGGGGCCGGCATTGG TCGATACACCAGCCATCTGCTGAAACAGGCAGACCACGTGACTGCTGTGGATTTCATGGAGAGCTTTGTGGAGAAGAACAGGCAGATCAACGGGCATCACAAAAATGTTACCTTCCTCCAAGCTGATGTCATGAAGCTGGAATTGCCCTCAAACAG TGTTAACTTTATCTTCTCCAACTGGCTGATGATGTACCTCAGTGACGAGGAGCTGAACTTGCTGTTAAAGAAAATGCTGATGTGGTTGCAGCCCGGTGGCTTGCTCTTTTTCAGAGAATCATGTAACCACCGATCAG GTGACTGTAAAAGGGAGTTCAACCCAACATGTTACCGCACTGAGGCCCAGTACAACCATCTGACCACTTCAGTCCAAGTGGAGGATGAACAAGCGGCTCAGAAGTTTGGCTTCAACATCATACTCAGGAAGAGGGTCAAAACTTATGTTGAG ATGAAGAACAACCCAAATCAGATCTGCTGGTTGTTGGAGAAGGCTGCACGTTCTTCAGACACAAATGAGGCATTCAGCACCTTCCAGATGTTCCTGGACAATAAGCAGTACACCAGGCGGGGCATCCTGCGCTATGAGAAGATGTTTGGCACGGGCTATGTCAGCACAGGCGGGCCCAGCACCACCAAG GAATTTGTAGATCTGCTCAACTTGCAACCTGGCCAGAAGGTTCTGGATGTTGGCTGTGGTATCGGTGGAGGCGATTTCTACATGGCAAAG ACATTTGGAGTGGAAGTGCTTGGCTTTGACCTGTCAGAGAATATGGTGGACATCGCTATTGAGAGAGCACTTACTGAGAGGCTGCCATCG GTTGAATTTGAAGTTGCTGATGCCACTAAGAGGTCGTTTCCGGAGGGTTCGTTTGACGTCATCTACAGCAGAGACACGATCCTCCACATTACAGACAAACTGGCTCTCTTCAAACGTTTCCAT TCATGGTTAAAGCCTGGTGGCCAGCTGCTTATCAGTGACTACTGTTGTGGGGAGAAGCCATGGACCCCCCAATTTGAGGCTTATGTCAAACAGCGGGGCTACATCCTCTACACGCCGTCACAGTATGGAAAG TTCATTCAGGAGGCTGGCTTCTGTAACGTTCAGGCAAATGATCGGACAGCCCAATTCATCCAGGTCATAAAGGAAGAGCTCCAAAGAGCAGATCTAATCAAGAGTGAATTTATCAAG GAATTCTCTGAGGAGGATTATAGTGCCATTGTAAACGGCTGGAGGGAAAAATTGGAGCGTTCTAACAGCGGAGACCAGAGATGGGGCCTATTTCATGCAAGAAGGAACTGA
- the pmt gene encoding phosphoethanolamine methyltransferase isoform X3: MENVRSTMTEFWKEHSREATVQEMMLDSRAVELTQQELPEILSMLPSLAGCRLLELGAGIGRYTSHLLKQADHVTAVDFMESFVEKNRQINGHHKNVTFLQADVMKLELPSNSVNFIFSNWLMMYLSDEELNLLLKKMLMWLQPGGLLFFRESCNHRSGDCKREFNPTCYRTEAQYNHLTTSVQVEDEQAAQKFGFNIILRKRVKTYVEMKNNPNQICWLLEKAARSSDTNEAFSTFQMFLDNKQYTRRGILRYEKMFGTGYVSTGGPSTTKEFVDLLNLQPGQKVLDVGCGIGGGDFYMAKTFGVEVLGFDLSENMVDIAIERALTERLPSVEFEVADATKRSFPEGSFDVIYSRDTILHITDKLALFKRFHSWLKPGGQLLISDYCCGEKPWTPQFEAYVKQRGYILYTPSQYGKFIQEAGFCNVQANDRTAQFIQVIKEELQRADLIKSEFIKEFSEEDYSAIVNGWREKLERSNSGDQRWGLFHARRN; this comes from the exons TGCGTAGCACCATGACTGAGTTTTGGAAGGAGCACTCCAGGGAGGCCACAGTGCAGGAGATGATGCTGGACTCGCGCGCAGTTGAGCTGACACAGCAGGAACTACCCGAGATCTTGTCTATGTTGCCCAGTCTAGCTGGATGTCGATTGCTGGAACTGGGGGCCGGCATTGG TCGATACACCAGCCATCTGCTGAAACAGGCAGACCACGTGACTGCTGTGGATTTCATGGAGAGCTTTGTGGAGAAGAACAGGCAGATCAACGGGCATCACAAAAATGTTACCTTCCTCCAAGCTGATGTCATGAAGCTGGAATTGCCCTCAAACAG TGTTAACTTTATCTTCTCCAACTGGCTGATGATGTACCTCAGTGACGAGGAGCTGAACTTGCTGTTAAAGAAAATGCTGATGTGGTTGCAGCCCGGTGGCTTGCTCTTTTTCAGAGAATCATGTAACCACCGATCAG GTGACTGTAAAAGGGAGTTCAACCCAACATGTTACCGCACTGAGGCCCAGTACAACCATCTGACCACTTCAGTCCAAGTGGAGGATGAACAAGCGGCTCAGAAGTTTGGCTTCAACATCATACTCAGGAAGAGGGTCAAAACTTATGTTGAG ATGAAGAACAACCCAAATCAGATCTGCTGGTTGTTGGAGAAGGCTGCACGTTCTTCAGACACAAATGAGGCATTCAGCACCTTCCAGATGTTCCTGGACAATAAGCAGTACACCAGGCGGGGCATCCTGCGCTATGAGAAGATGTTTGGCACGGGCTATGTCAGCACAGGCGGGCCCAGCACCACCAAG GAATTTGTAGATCTGCTCAACTTGCAACCTGGCCAGAAGGTTCTGGATGTTGGCTGTGGTATCGGTGGAGGCGATTTCTACATGGCAAAG ACATTTGGAGTGGAAGTGCTTGGCTTTGACCTGTCAGAGAATATGGTGGACATCGCTATTGAGAGAGCACTTACTGAGAGGCTGCCATCG GTTGAATTTGAAGTTGCTGATGCCACTAAGAGGTCGTTTCCGGAGGGTTCGTTTGACGTCATCTACAGCAGAGACACGATCCTCCACATTACAGACAAACTGGCTCTCTTCAAACGTTTCCAT TCATGGTTAAAGCCTGGTGGCCAGCTGCTTATCAGTGACTACTGTTGTGGGGAGAAGCCATGGACCCCCCAATTTGAGGCTTATGTCAAACAGCGGGGCTACATCCTCTACACGCCGTCACAGTATGGAAAG TTCATTCAGGAGGCTGGCTTCTGTAACGTTCAGGCAAATGATCGGACAGCCCAATTCATCCAGGTCATAAAGGAAGAGCTCCAAAGAGCAGATCTAATCAAGAGTGAATTTATCAAG GAATTCTCTGAGGAGGATTATAGTGCCATTGTAAACGGCTGGAGGGAAAAATTGGAGCGTTCTAACAGCGGAGACCAGAGATGGGGCCTATTTCATGCAAGAAGGAACTGA
- the pmt gene encoding phosphoethanolamine methyltransferase isoform X4, with the protein MTEFWKEHSREATVQEMMLDSRAVELTQQELPEILSMLPSLAGCRLLELGAGIGRYTSHLLKQADHVTAVDFMESFVEKNRQINGHHKNVTFLQADVMKLELPSNSVNFIFSNWLMMYLSDEELNLLLKKMLMWLQPGGLLFFRESCNHRSGDCKREFNPTCYRTEAQYNHLTTSVQVEDEQAAQKFGFNIILRKRVKTYVEMKNNPNQICWLLEKAARSSDTNEAFSTFQMFLDNKQYTRRGILRYEKMFGTGYVSTGGPSTTKEFVDLLNLQPGQKVLDVGCGIGGGDFYMAKTFGVEVLGFDLSENMVDIAIERALTERLPSVEFEVADATKRSFPEGSFDVIYSRDTILHITDKLALFKRFHSWLKPGGQLLISDYCCGEKPWTPQFEAYVKQRGYILYTPSQYGKFIQEAGFCNVQANDRTAQFIQVIKEELQRADLIKSEFIKEFSEEDYSAIVNGWREKLERSNSGDQRWGLFHARRN; encoded by the exons ATGACTGAGTTTTGGAAGGAGCACTCCAGGGAGGCCACAGTGCAGGAGATGATGCTGGACTCGCGCGCAGTTGAGCTGACACAGCAGGAACTACCCGAGATCTTGTCTATGTTGCCCAGTCTAGCTGGATGTCGATTGCTGGAACTGGGGGCCGGCATTGG TCGATACACCAGCCATCTGCTGAAACAGGCAGACCACGTGACTGCTGTGGATTTCATGGAGAGCTTTGTGGAGAAGAACAGGCAGATCAACGGGCATCACAAAAATGTTACCTTCCTCCAAGCTGATGTCATGAAGCTGGAATTGCCCTCAAACAG TGTTAACTTTATCTTCTCCAACTGGCTGATGATGTACCTCAGTGACGAGGAGCTGAACTTGCTGTTAAAGAAAATGCTGATGTGGTTGCAGCCCGGTGGCTTGCTCTTTTTCAGAGAATCATGTAACCACCGATCAG GTGACTGTAAAAGGGAGTTCAACCCAACATGTTACCGCACTGAGGCCCAGTACAACCATCTGACCACTTCAGTCCAAGTGGAGGATGAACAAGCGGCTCAGAAGTTTGGCTTCAACATCATACTCAGGAAGAGGGTCAAAACTTATGTTGAG ATGAAGAACAACCCAAATCAGATCTGCTGGTTGTTGGAGAAGGCTGCACGTTCTTCAGACACAAATGAGGCATTCAGCACCTTCCAGATGTTCCTGGACAATAAGCAGTACACCAGGCGGGGCATCCTGCGCTATGAGAAGATGTTTGGCACGGGCTATGTCAGCACAGGCGGGCCCAGCACCACCAAG GAATTTGTAGATCTGCTCAACTTGCAACCTGGCCAGAAGGTTCTGGATGTTGGCTGTGGTATCGGTGGAGGCGATTTCTACATGGCAAAG ACATTTGGAGTGGAAGTGCTTGGCTTTGACCTGTCAGAGAATATGGTGGACATCGCTATTGAGAGAGCACTTACTGAGAGGCTGCCATCG GTTGAATTTGAAGTTGCTGATGCCACTAAGAGGTCGTTTCCGGAGGGTTCGTTTGACGTCATCTACAGCAGAGACACGATCCTCCACATTACAGACAAACTGGCTCTCTTCAAACGTTTCCAT TCATGGTTAAAGCCTGGTGGCCAGCTGCTTATCAGTGACTACTGTTGTGGGGAGAAGCCATGGACCCCCCAATTTGAGGCTTATGTCAAACAGCGGGGCTACATCCTCTACACGCCGTCACAGTATGGAAAG TTCATTCAGGAGGCTGGCTTCTGTAACGTTCAGGCAAATGATCGGACAGCCCAATTCATCCAGGTCATAAAGGAAGAGCTCCAAAGAGCAGATCTAATCAAGAGTGAATTTATCAAG GAATTCTCTGAGGAGGATTATAGTGCCATTGTAAACGGCTGGAGGGAAAAATTGGAGCGTTCTAACAGCGGAGACCAGAGATGGGGCCTATTTCATGCAAGAAGGAACTGA